From a region of the Phaseolus vulgaris cultivar G19833 chromosome 6, P. vulgaris v2.0, whole genome shotgun sequence genome:
- the LOC137832046 gene encoding peroxidase A2-like — translation MGCMRMVVVAVAVLCTLGFPVSCADLSTTYYDITCPLLYSIVYGVINNAYLTDPLIGASLIRLHFHDCFVQGCDASVLLKNSATIESEQDAIPNINSIRGLDVVNNIKTAVENSCPETVSCADILAIAAEVGSVLGGGPSWSVLLGRRDSLTANRSLANLNLPAPSSTLDQLQQSFAVQGLNTTDLVALSGAHTFGRAHCSLFSNRLHNFNDTESPDPTLNSTYLATLSEICPLDATEDNLANLDLTTPDKFDNKYYSNLQNHNGLLQSDKELFSTSGADTIHLVNSFSSDQSVFFDNFAVSMTKMGSISVLTGDEGEIRLQCNLVNEDSSGLVGVASKDRKEKVVAKSK, via the exons ATGGGTTGTATGCGTATGGTTGTAGTAGCAGTAGCAGTGTTGTGTACATTAGGGTTTCCAGTGTCATGTGCAGATTTGAGTACTACTTACTATGACATAACATGCCCTCTGCTATATTCTATTGTGTATGGAGTCATCAATAACGCTTACCTCACTGATCCCCTCATTGGTGCCAGCCTCATCAGACTTCATTTCCATGATTGCTTTGTTCAG GGTTGCGATGCATCAGTTTTGCTGAAAAACTCTGCTACCATAGAGAGTGAACAAGATGCCATTCCAAATATCAATTCAATAAGGGGTTTGGATGTGGTGAATAACATCAAAACAGCAGTAGAAAATAGTTGTCCAGAAACAGTTTCTTGTGCTGATATTTTGGCTATTGCAGCTGAAGTAGGTTCTGTTCTG GGAGGAGGTCCATCATGGTCAGTTCTATTAGGAAGAAGGGATAGCTTAACAGCAAACAGAAGCCTTGCTAATCTAAACCTTCCAGCACCAAGCTCCACACTGGATCAACTTCAACAATCCTTTGCTGTTCAAGGTCTCAACACCACTGATTTAGTTGCACTCTCAG GTGCACATACGTTTGGACGAGCTCACTGCAGCTTGTTCAGCAACAGATTACACAATTTCAACGACACTGAAAGTCCTGATCCAACTCTGAACAGCACTTACTTGGCAACATTGAGTGAGATATGCCCCCTAGATGCTACTGAGGACAACCTCGCCAATTTGGATCTGACCACACCTGATAAGTTCGATAACAAATACTACTCCAATCTCCAGAACCATAATGGCCTACTTCAGAGCGACAAAGAACTCTTCTCCACTTCTGGTGCTGACACCATTCACCTTGTGAATAGCTTCAGCAGTGACCAAAGTGTTTTCTTTGACAACTTTGCAGTGTCAATGACAAAGATGGGAAGTATTTCAGTGCTGACAGGGGATGAAGGAGAAATTCGGTTGCAGTGTAATTTGGTGAATGAAGATTCATCTGGATTAGTTGGTGTGGCATCCAAGGATCGAAAAGAGAAGGTGGTGGCAAAATCCAAATAA